In Leguminivora glycinivorella isolate SPB_JAAS2020 chromosome 19, LegGlyc_1.1, whole genome shotgun sequence, a single genomic region encodes these proteins:
- the LOC125236834 gene encoding chymotrypsin-2-like, which yields MMVDLLQFLLLTLSIQPIWTFATDINILRINGGRNISIEDASFMVAMVILTTDNKITFCGGSIIHEKFILTAGHCFRKSVNPLNAGGAVGIDDLDNEDGIDFTVDKKFCTRISTTVPYYDDICLLKLNKSLEFGSQVAPIKLPEKDLKLEEGTLVNVTGWDKTENSSNVVINLQQGTESIMSDESCLKNYPNITTNSQFCAGSNGQGYCSRYSGGPVISNGVQVGVVTSSDGCSDEYGAVYTKVSSYLDWIHEAINENLP from the exons ATGATGGTTGACCTACTGCAGTTTTTACTTTTAACGCTTAGTATCCAACCAATATGGACTTTCG CTACTGACATTAATATTTTGCGTATAAACGGCGGGCGTAACATCTCTATTGAAGATGCTTCCTTTATGGTCGCAATGGTCATCTTAACTACTGACAATAAGATCACGTTTTGTGGGGGATCTATCATTCATGAGAAATTCATATTGACTGCTGGTCATTGCTTCAG GAAAAGTGTCAACCCTCTAAATGCAGGCGGCGCTGTCGGCATTGACGATTTAGATAACGAAGATGGAATAGACTTTACAGTGGACAAGAAGTTTTGTACAAGAATTTCCACGACAGTTCCTTACTATGATGATATCTGTCTGTTGAAATTAAATAAGTCACTGGAATTTGGAAGTCAGGTGGCGCCGATTAAACTGCCAGAAAAGGACTTGAAGTTGGAAGAAGGTACGCTGGTCAACGTCACTGGATGGGATAAAACTGAGAACAGT AGCAACGTCGTGATCAATCTCCAGCAAGGAACAGAGTCAATCATGTCGGATGAAAGCTGCCTCAAAAACTACCCAAATATCACGACCAACAGTCAGTTTTGCGCCGGATCTAATGGACAAGGTTATTGCAGT CGCTACAGCGGAGGACCAGTAATCAGCAACGGCGTACAAGTCGGAGTGGTTACCAGCAGTGATGGGTGCTCCGATGAATATGGTGCGGTCTACACCAAGGTCTCTAGCTACTTGGACTGGATTCATGAGGCTATTAACGAAAATCTGCcttga
- the LOC125236836 gene encoding chymotrypsin-2-like yields MSRVLLLLLVINLSQVSRNYADINKLGIYGGKNVSIETVPYMVSIFIRKTDGKKYMCGGSIIHKKFVLTAAHCLRNSIDLSLSWGYVATDNLFNKERQVIKFEKKICHKKYLPQPYFYNDICILKLTKPLKYGPKIGRVTVADEGFELKEGTLVNVTGWGDTENNDPLESLRQVTIPIVPKDFCPIADRNICAGTLGHGTCYGDSGGPLTYYNIQIGIVSHHRVGGKCSEAHGTIFTSVAIYAKWIAMVIKMNVP; encoded by the exons ATGTCTCGTGTACTCTTGTTACTTCTTGTGATAAATCTATCTCAGGTATCACGGAATTATG CCGATATTAATAAGTTGGGTATTTATGGAGGCAAAAATGTCTCAATCGAGACTGTTCCGTACATGGTGTCTATATTTATACGCAAAACTGACGGAAAAAAATACATGTGCGGAGGCTCTATCATCCATAAGAAGTTTGTACTAACTGCTGCGCATTGTCTAAG AAACAGTATCGACCTATCACTATCATGGGGCTACGTCGCTACAGACAACCTATTCAATAAAGAGAGGCAGGTTATTAAATTTGAAAAGAAGATTTGTCACAAGAAATACCTGCCGCAAccatacttttacaacgacatCTGTATTCTGAAACTGACCAAACCTTTGAAGTATGGGCCTAAGATTGGTCGCGTAACTGTGGCCGATGAAGGATTTGAGTTGAAAGAGGGTACTTTGGTAAATGTTACGGGGTGGGGTGACACAGAAAACAAT GACCCACTGGAGAGTCTTCGCCAAGTGACAATCCCCATAGTCCCAAAAGACTTCTGCCCGATAGCAGACCGCAACATCTGCGCTGGAACACTAGGCCACGGCACTTGCTAT GGTGACAGCGGCGGGCCTCTAACGTACTACAACATACAGATCGGGATAGTATCTCACCACCGCGTGGGAGGAAAATGCTCAGAAGCACACGGAACCATCTTCACAAGTGTCGCCATCTACGCCAAATGGATTGCGATGGTCATAAAGATGAATGTCCCCTAA
- the LOC125236781 gene encoding uncharacterized protein LOC125236781, giving the protein MVAVRGAQLEETLRKAAVATDLMVSRIRLLGLKVALPKTEAIVFQKRGWRVPAGTTIPVSGEMVQVMPHIKYLGIVLDKNLNFEEHFLQLAPRIVGAASALGRLLPNIGGQALRAAACMPAWLAVWRCMVLRCGRIA; this is encoded by the coding sequence ATGGTAGCTGTCCGAGGAGCTCAGTTGGAGGAAACCCTAAGAAAGGCCGCAGTAGCGACAGACTTGATGGTTAGCAGGATCAGACTACTGGGACTCAAGGTGGCTCTGCCCAAAACGGAGGCTATCGTCTTCCAGAAAAGAGGCTGGAGAGTTCCAGCTGGGACAACCATTCCTGTAAGCGGCGAGATGGTTCAAGTAATGCCCCATATCAAATATCTGGGCATTGTCTTGGacaaaaatttgaattttgaggAGCACTTCCTCCAATTGGCTCCGAGAATTGTAGGTGCTGCCTCTGCACTAGGCCGACTGTTGCCTAACATAGGGGGCCAGGCGCTCCGTGCCGCCGCCTGTATGCCGGCGTGGCTCGCAGTATGGCGATGTATGGTGCTCCGGTGTGGGCGCATCGCTTGA